The Chloroflexota bacterium genome contains a region encoding:
- a CDS encoding ArgE/DapE family deacylase — translation MKITLDETYLIETLKDLVRINSVNPSLTPEGQGEAELGAYVADALKKLGLETTLHEIEPGRVNVVGILKGRGQGRSLLLNAHMDTVGVEGMTMDPFGAEIREGRLYGRGSQDMKASLAAMLAVAKAFVDAGISLAGDLIITAVADEEYASIGTEALVQQVQADAAIVTEPTDMHVCRAHRGFIWYDVETIGRAAHGSRYAEGIDANMRMGRFLGELDKLEQDLLKREGHALTGPPSLHAARLQGGKEVSIYAASCLLQLERRTAPGETVEQATAELQTIIDKLAAQDETFRATIRPTFERAPFVVAPDAAIVQILDRVLESRLGKSSAHSGQTFWTDAALFADAGMETVLLGPIGYGLHSAEEWVDIQSTIDLAYVLADAALAYCG, via the coding sequence ATGAAAATTACGCTTGATGAAACGTATCTGATCGAAACACTGAAAGACCTGGTGCGAATCAACTCGGTTAACCCCTCGCTGACACCGGAGGGCCAGGGCGAAGCCGAACTGGGCGCGTATGTCGCCGATGCTCTAAAAAAATTGGGACTGGAAACCACATTGCACGAAATTGAGCCGGGGCGCGTGAATGTAGTCGGCATTCTCAAAGGCCGCGGGCAAGGACGTTCGCTACTGCTCAATGCCCACATGGATACCGTCGGTGTGGAGGGCATGACGATGGATCCCTTCGGTGCAGAAATTCGTGAAGGGCGGCTTTACGGGCGCGGTTCACAAGATATGAAAGCCAGTCTGGCCGCCATGCTGGCAGTCGCCAAAGCCTTTGTGGATGCTGGAATATCGCTGGCGGGCGATCTGATCATCACTGCTGTGGCCGACGAAGAATACGCCAGCATTGGCACCGAGGCGCTTGTTCAACAAGTGCAGGCCGATGCCGCCATTGTCACCGAGCCCACCGATATGCACGTCTGCCGGGCGCACCGCGGGTTCATCTGGTACGATGTCGAGACGATTGGCCGCGCCGCGCATGGCAGCCGCTACGCCGAGGGAATCGATGCCAATATGCGCATGGGGCGTTTTCTGGGGGAGTTGGACAAGCTGGAACAGGATTTGCTCAAACGAGAGGGACACGCCCTAACCGGGCCGCCCTCGCTCCATGCGGCGCGGCTGCAAGGGGGCAAGGAGGTCAGTATCTACGCGGCGAGTTGTTTGCTGCAACTCGAACGTCGTACCGCCCCCGGAGAAACGGTTGAGCAGGCCACCGCTGAATTGCAGACCATCATCGACAAACTGGCCGCGCAAGATGAAACTTTCCGGGCGACGATCAGGCCTACTTTCGAGCGCGCCCCCTTCGTGGTCGCCCCGGATGCCGCCATTGTGCAGATTCTCGACCGGGTGCTGGAATCCCGCCTGGGGAAATCATCGGCCCATAGCGGGCAAACCTTCTGGACAGACGCAGCCTTGTTTGCCGATGCCGGAATGGAAACGGTGCTGCTAGGGCCAATCGGCTATGGCTTGCACAGCGCCGAAGAATGGGTGGATATTCAATCCACGATTGATCTGGCCTATGTGCTGGCCGACGCGGCGCTGGCGTATTGCGGGTAG
- a CDS encoding MSMEG_4193 family putative phosphomutase, which produces MPTILLIRHAENEYVKKGRLAGRLPGVQLNKKGRQQAQALAETLKDAPIKAIYVSPLERTLETAAPIAAALNLDVIPNSGLLEIDFGDWQDKTLKELRRRKLWRTVQQAPSRMCFPGGESFAAAQARIITALEALCQKHSPKEMLICVSHSDSIKLAVAYYLGMHIDHFQRLMIAPASITTLFLGEGQTRVINVNMDAGHKLQAEH; this is translated from the coding sequence ATGCCAACTATTTTACTGATTCGCCACGCTGAAAATGAATACGTCAAGAAGGGCCGCCTGGCCGGACGCCTCCCGGGTGTGCAGCTTAATAAGAAGGGGCGGCAACAAGCCCAGGCATTGGCCGAGACCCTCAAGGATGCGCCGATTAAAGCCATCTACGTCAGCCCGCTGGAGCGCACGCTGGAGACTGCCGCGCCTATCGCGGCCGCCCTCAACCTAGACGTGATCCCAAATTCGGGTTTGCTGGAAATTGACTTTGGCGACTGGCAAGATAAAACGCTCAAGGAATTGCGCCGTCGAAAATTATGGCGTACCGTTCAGCAAGCCCCCTCACGCATGTGTTTCCCCGGCGGGGAGAGTTTTGCCGCCGCGCAGGCGCGAATTATAACTGCCCTCGAAGCGCTCTGTCAGAAACATAGCCCCAAAGAAATGCTTATTTGCGTTTCGCACAGCGACAGCATCAAACTGGCCGTAGCCTACTACCTGGGGATGCATATTGACCACTTCCAACGGCTAATGATTGCGCCTGCGTCGATCACAACCCTGTTTCTTGGCGAAGGGCAGACGCGGGTTATTAATGTGAATATGGATGCAGGCCACAAGTTGCAGGCTGAACATTAA
- a CDS encoding DUF3090 family protein, with amino-acid sequence MPNQEFDLNPVDHITVDALGAAGQRVFYIQAQKGAQTITLIAEKFQLQSLAIGIERFLAEIAEKFPDLPAPVAEFSETQMHIHPPVDPLCRIANIGLGFDIEADLAVLVIHELLPEGDIMEEIEDAIQSNDDTIEGDVPNVVRLWCSRDQLLALSRWSIEVASRGRPICPQCNEPMEPEGHFCVKKNGGHARK; translated from the coding sequence ATGCCAAACCAAGAATTTGATCTTAACCCCGTTGACCATATCACCGTAGACGCGCTTGGAGCCGCCGGACAGCGCGTTTTTTATATTCAGGCTCAAAAAGGCGCTCAAACGATCACGCTGATCGCCGAAAAATTCCAGTTACAATCGCTCGCCATTGGTATCGAGCGCTTTTTGGCCGAAATCGCCGAGAAATTCCCTGATCTACCTGCTCCCGTAGCCGAGTTTTCTGAAACCCAGATGCACATTCACCCGCCGGTTGACCCGCTCTGCCGCATTGCCAATATCGGGCTGGGATTTGACATTGAAGCCGATCTGGCTGTACTGGTCATCCACGAATTGCTGCCCGAAGGCGATATCATGGAGGAAATCGAGGATGCGATCCAATCCAATGACGATACCATCGAAGGGGATGTACCCAACGTGGTGCGTCTCTGGTGCAGCCGCGATCAACTGCTGGCGCTCAGCCGCTGGAGCATCGAAGTTGCATCCCGTGGTCGGCCCATTTGCCCCCAATGCAACGAACCAATGGAGCCTGAAGGCCACTTCTGCGTCAAGAAAAACGGCGGACACGCGCGCAAATGA
- a CDS encoding SCO1664 family protein, giving the protein MHEPILTALNSGTFSLEGEFIHGANYSFLVQIQHQGEITRAVYKPEQGERPLWDFPDNTLAHRETAAYLVSQSLGWELVPPTVYRSDGPYGPGSLQYFVPHDPNYHYFNLSEAHFQCMPPVILFDLLVNNADRKGSHLVFDADDHLWLIDHGLCFHVEDKLRTVIWDFAGEPVPPEFLVDLQTLNGNLALGSELVAALAAHLAPEEIAALHARAERLQTLENFPHPPNDRRAYPYPPL; this is encoded by the coding sequence ATGCACGAGCCAATTCTCACCGCGCTAAACTCTGGCACGTTCTCCCTCGAGGGGGAATTCATCCACGGGGCAAATTACTCCTTTCTCGTCCAGATTCAGCACCAGGGCGAAATCACGCGCGCGGTCTACAAACCCGAGCAAGGCGAACGCCCGTTGTGGGATTTCCCCGACAATACCCTGGCGCACCGCGAAACCGCCGCTTATCTCGTCAGCCAGAGCCTCGGCTGGGAGTTAGTACCCCCCACGGTTTATCGCAGCGATGGCCCCTACGGCCCCGGCTCACTGCAATATTTCGTTCCTCACGACCCCAATTATCACTATTTCAATCTCAGCGAAGCGCATTTTCAGTGCATGCCGCCCGTGATTCTCTTTGATCTGCTGGTCAACAATGCCGACCGTAAAGGCAGTCACCTGGTCTTTGATGCCGACGACCATCTCTGGCTGATCGACCACGGCCTCTGTTTTCATGTGGAGGACAAACTGCGCACCGTAATCTGGGATTTTGCCGGAGAGCCGGTGCCGCCTGAATTTTTGGTCGATTTACAAACCCTGAACGGGAACCTCGCGCTTGGCTCCGAGTTGGTTGCCGCACTCGCAGCGCATCTCGCCCCCGAAGAGATCGCCGCCCTGCACGCCCGCGCCGAAAGATTGCAAACTTTAGAGAATTTCCCGCATCCGCCCAACGACCGGAGAGCGTATCCATACCCGCCGTTATAA
- a CDS encoding homoserine dehydrogenase, giving the protein MPHYNLAFLGFGNVGKALAELLLRKAADIVAQRGVTFSVTGIATGSRGIAIDPNGIDLAKALELVKSGQSINELNLQPSTFNSQTFIENCGADVLFETIPVNYESGQPAIDYIRAALELGMHVTTANKGPVVHGYHELTALAKSKGRKFYFESAVMDGAPVFGLFRETLPAANLNALRGVLNSTTNLLLTRMEAGESFEDAVAYAQSIGIAETDPSGDVDGWDAAIKVCALVSVMMGVPLKPHDVDRTGIGGISVDDVAQAKSEGKRWKLVCEALRDGDQVRARVAPQKVGVESPLYGVMGTTSIVEFESDVLGKLSLIEADPGPHTTAYGLLADFLNAVA; this is encoded by the coding sequence ATGCCTCATTATAATCTCGCCTTCCTCGGTTTTGGCAACGTCGGCAAAGCCTTAGCCGAATTATTGCTGCGTAAAGCCGCCGATATTGTAGCCCAGCGCGGCGTAACCTTCAGCGTAACCGGCATTGCCACCGGCAGCCGCGGCATCGCCATTGACCCCAACGGCATTGACCTTGCCAAAGCCCTCGAACTCGTCAAAAGCGGTCAATCTATCAACGAACTCAACCTTCAACCTTCAACCTTCAATTCACAAACTTTCATCGAAAACTGCGGCGCCGATGTACTCTTTGAAACCATCCCCGTGAACTACGAAAGCGGCCAGCCCGCCATTGACTATATCCGCGCTGCCCTCGAACTAGGCATGCACGTTACCACTGCCAACAAAGGCCCGGTGGTGCATGGCTATCACGAACTAACCGCTCTCGCTAAATCCAAAGGGCGCAAATTCTATTTCGAATCTGCCGTGATGGATGGCGCGCCGGTCTTTGGTCTGTTCCGCGAGACGCTACCCGCCGCCAATCTCAACGCCCTGCGCGGCGTGCTCAACTCGACGACCAATCTTCTGCTCACGCGCATGGAAGCTGGCGAGAGTTTCGAAGATGCCGTGGCCTACGCCCAATCGATTGGCATTGCTGAAACCGACCCCAGCGGCGATGTCGATGGCTGGGATGCGGCGATCAAAGTTTGTGCGCTGGTATCGGTGATGATGGGTGTGCCGCTCAAACCGCACGATGTAGACCGCACGGGCATCGGCGGTATCTCGGTTGACGATGTGGCGCAGGCCAAATCCGAGGGCAAACGCTGGAAACTGGTCTGCGAAGCGCTTCGGGATGGGGATCAGGTGCGGGCACGCGTGGCACCCCAAAAGGTCGGTGTCGAATCGCCCCTCTATGGGGTCATGGGCACCACCTCCATCGTCGAGTTTGAATCCGATGTGCTGGGCAAACTCTCGCTCATCGAGGCCGATCCCGGCCCCCACACCACGGCTTACGGTCTGCTGGCCGATTTCCTCAACGCCGTCGCCTGA
- a CDS encoding GNAT family N-acetyltransferase, giving the protein MQWQRENFIISDAHSAVDLDFVEAMLRSNYWAPDRPRPVIEAAIRGSIPFSLFDGEQSVGFARAVTDRATFAWIADVMIAPAYRGQGLGKWLIQCVLEHPAIASTATQLLRTRDAHGLYTKFGFEVVESMGRKP; this is encoded by the coding sequence ATGCAGTGGCAGCGCGAAAATTTTATCATCAGCGATGCACATAGCGCCGTAGACCTGGATTTTGTCGAGGCGATGTTGCGCAGCAATTATTGGGCGCCTGATCGTCCGCGCCCGGTGATTGAAGCGGCTATTCGAGGCTCGATCCCCTTCTCGCTTTTCGATGGTGAGCAGTCCGTTGGCTTTGCGCGTGCCGTCACCGACCGCGCCACCTTCGCCTGGATCGCCGACGTGATGATTGCCCCAGCATACCGCGGCCAGGGCCTGGGGAAATGGCTGATCCAATGCGTCTTGGAACACCCGGCAATCGCATCGACTGCGACGCAATTATTGCGCACGCGCGATGCCCACGGGCTGTATACCAAATTTGGATTTGAAGTTGTTGAAAGTATGGGGCGTAAACCCTGA
- a CDS encoding DUF1566 domain-containing protein: MNTKKFIPIIFIVIASLACSLFQGTIPEAQAAGDSPASEASEASATSATSAESAPETEPALQSVRDESQIAFDEALPDDLPYPIVDTGQVYCYDDSGGSQPCPTAGETFYGQDAQYSGYAPSYSDNGDGTISDNITGLMWQQDPGEKISYAQAVTGADNFTLAGYDDWRLPTIKELYSLILFSGYDVSGWNSGDTSGLTPFIDAVFAFEYGDTTNGERIIDSQWATNSKYFSTTMNGTETIFGVNFADGRIKGYGTQDMRGNGEKTFFVIYVRGNPDYGINDFTDNGNGTISDNTTGLTWMQNDSGNGLDWEGAINYCESLDYAGSSDWRLPNVKELQSILDYSRSPDATNSAAIDPLFNVTSITNEAGQVDYPFYWSSTTHANMKNGSGGAYVAFGRGLGYMNNQWIDVHGAGTQRSDPKSGDPADWPTGHGPQGDAIRINNYARCVTGGVSSEVATGGAADPQIGAGAAFPGGNGAQNSQGQQAQGPGLGSPPQEAIDACSGLSAGAACSFSVPAVGTISGTCTQVQTELACVPEGGPPQSGGGQQP, encoded by the coding sequence ATGAATACTAAAAAATTCATTCCCATCATCTTTATCGTAATTGCATCACTGGCTTGCAGCCTTTTTCAGGGAACGATACCCGAAGCGCAGGCAGCGGGAGATTCGCCCGCGAGTGAAGCGAGTGAAGCGAGTGCAACGAGTGCAACGAGTGCAGAATCCGCACCGGAAACAGAACCAGCCCTTCAATCCGTTCGGGACGAATCCCAAATCGCTTTTGATGAAGCGCTGCCCGATGATCTGCCCTATCCCATTGTCGACACGGGACAGGTTTATTGTTACGACGACAGCGGCGGCAGCCAACCCTGTCCCACGGCAGGCGAAACTTTTTACGGTCAGGATGCCCAATACAGCGGCTATGCCCCCAGCTACAGCGATAATGGCGATGGGACGATCAGCGACAATATCACCGGGCTGATGTGGCAGCAAGACCCCGGCGAGAAGATAAGCTACGCCCAGGCCGTGACCGGGGCTGATAACTTTACCTTGGCCGGATACGACGACTGGCGGCTGCCGACGATCAAAGAACTGTACTCGCTGATTTTGTTCAGCGGCTACGATGTGAGCGGCTGGAATAGTGGGGACACCTCGGGGTTGACCCCGTTCATTGACGCTGTCTTTGCCTTTGAGTATGGCGACACCACCAACGGCGAGCGCATCATCGACTCGCAATGGGCCACCAACAGCAAATACTTTAGCACCACCATGAACGGCACAGAAACCATATTTGGGGTCAACTTTGCCGACGGGCGCATTAAAGGTTATGGCACGCAAGACATGCGAGGGAACGGTGAGAAAACCTTCTTCGTAATCTACGTGCGCGGCAACCCCGATTACGGCATTAACGACTTCACCGATAATGGCAATGGCACGATCAGCGACAACACTACCGGCCTGACGTGGATGCAAAACGACAGCGGTAATGGCTTGGATTGGGAAGGTGCGATCAACTACTGCGAAAGCCTCGACTACGCCGGAAGCAGCGATTGGCGTTTGCCCAACGTAAAAGAACTGCAAAGTATCCTCGATTACAGCCGCTCACCGGATGCCACCAACTCCGCGGCAATTGACCCGCTTTTCAATGTCACTTCCATCACTAACGAGGCCGGGCAAGTTGATTACCCCTTCTACTGGAGCAGCACCACGCATGCCAATATGAAGAATGGTTCGGGGGGCGCGTATGTCGCCTTCGGCAGGGGCCTGGGATATATGAATAATCAGTGGATAGATGTCCACGGGGCGGGCACGCAGCGCAGCGACCCCAAAAGCGGTGATCCAGCCGATTGGCCCACCGGCCACGGGCCGCAGGGTGATGCCATTCGCATCAATAACTACGCCCGTTGTGTGACCGGCGGCGTGAGCAGCGAAGTCGCCACTGGCGGCGCAGCAGACCCGCAAATTGGCGCGGGCGCAGCATTCCCCGGCGGGAACGGCGCGCAAAACAGTCAGGGTCAGCAAGCACAAGGCCCCGGACTGGGCAGTCCCCCGCAGGAAGCCATCGATGCCTGCTCTGGCCTGAGCGCGGGCGCGGCTTGCTCGTTTAGTGTACCCGCCGTTGGCACCATCAGCGGAACCTGCACACAAGTTCAAACCGAACTGGCCTGTGTCCCGGAAGGCGGGCCTCCGCAGAGTGGCGGGGGACAACAACCATAG
- a CDS encoding arylsulfotransferase (ASST), which yields MKTPKYLNLLTLILLTLVCSLVGSANAAEEPEALYLFAPIQSTETYLMNRAGAALYTWTSNYTPGNAVYLLENGNLLRTGMVRNGAFDVGGAGGVVQEIAPDSSIVWEYRLADENAQLHHDIEPLPNGNILMIAWERKTQAEAIAAGRDPSLLQDGELWPGYIFEVDPAANEIVWEWHAWDHLVQDYAPAQANYGVVNEHTEKIDLNFTSAQANADWLHINSIDYNAELDQISLSVHNFSEVWVIDHGAAPAQADLLYRWGNPQTHGAGTTADQQLFAQHDAQWIAAGLPGAGNMLIFNNGARRTRPYSSVEEITPPLNANGSYTLEAGTAYTPAAPAWNFTGDFFAQNISGAQRLANGNTLICNGPDGIFYEVTSQGEIVWEYNYGGGVFRVTKISADDPRLSGLNLIPGETLIAEAGAAGQTPGVVPASGQGGPPQRALDACTGLAADASCSFEGQKGTVSGSCKNQQNQLVCAPQNKP from the coding sequence GTGAAAACCCCAAAATACCTGAACTTGCTCACATTAATCCTGTTGACACTGGTCTGCTCGCTGGTCGGCAGCGCAAATGCCGCCGAAGAGCCAGAAGCGCTCTATCTCTTCGCCCCTATCCAATCCACCGAAACCTACCTGATGAACCGCGCGGGCGCCGCCCTCTACACCTGGACAAGCAACTACACCCCCGGCAACGCGGTTTATCTGTTGGAAAACGGCAATTTGCTGCGCACCGGCATGGTTCGCAACGGCGCATTCGATGTCGGGGGCGCGGGCGGGGTTGTGCAAGAAATTGCCCCCGATAGCTCAATCGTTTGGGAATACCGCCTGGCCGACGAGAACGCCCAACTACATCACGACATTGAACCGCTGCCCAACGGCAATATTCTAATGATCGCCTGGGAGCGCAAAACCCAGGCCGAGGCCATCGCCGCCGGGCGTGACCCCAGCCTGCTGCAAGATGGCGAACTCTGGCCGGGTTATATTTTTGAAGTTGATCCTGCCGCCAACGAGATCGTTTGGGAGTGGCACGCCTGGGATCATCTGGTTCAGGACTACGCCCCGGCGCAGGCCAACTACGGCGTGGTGAACGAGCATACCGAAAAAATAGACCTCAACTTCACCAGCGCCCAGGCCAACGCCGACTGGCTGCATATCAACAGCATTGACTACAACGCCGAACTCGACCAAATTTCACTCAGCGTGCATAATTTCAGCGAAGTTTGGGTCATAGACCACGGCGCAGCCCCCGCACAGGCCGATCTGCTTTACCGTTGGGGCAATCCTCAAACCCACGGGGCTGGAACAACTGCCGATCAGCAGCTTTTTGCTCAGCACGATGCCCAATGGATTGCAGCCGGACTCCCCGGCGCGGGCAATATGCTCATCTTCAACAACGGCGCACGGCGCACACGGCCCTATTCTTCAGTGGAGGAGATCACCCCGCCCCTCAACGCCAACGGCTCATACACGCTCGAAGCAGGCACAGCCTACACGCCCGCTGCACCCGCGTGGAACTTCACCGGCGACTTTTTTGCTCAGAATATCTCTGGCGCGCAGCGGCTGGCAAATGGCAACACCCTCATTTGCAACGGCCCAGACGGAATTTTCTACGAAGTTACATCGCAGGGCGAAATTGTTTGGGAATACAACTATGGCGGGGGTGTTTTTCGGGTGACGAAAATTTCCGCTGATGATCCCCGTCTGTCGGGGTTGAATTTGATACCCGGCGAAACTCTCATCGCCGAGGCGGGCGCAGCAGGACAGACCCCAGGGGTGGTGCCAGCCTCCGGGCAGGGCGGCCCACCCCAAAGGGCGCTAGACGCGTGCACTGGCTTGGCCGCAGACGCGTCTTGCTCGTTTGAAGGACAAAAAGGCACAGTCAGCGGCTCTTGTAAAAATCAGCAAAATCAGTTGGTGTGCGCGCCGCAAAACAAACCATAG
- a CDS encoding MFS transporter, whose translation MSTVISTIQWPRALSAMRHRNFRLFFVGQLVSVVGTWMQSTAQQWLVYRITGSQTSLGMVTFIGFLPVLLLSLFMGVLVDRVSRRRLLVFTQSWFMLLAVAMAVLTATGVVQYWHILILAGLLGIGNALDMPARQTFVVELVDQDKGDVMNAIGLNSSLFNLARIVGPAIGGAVVAALGEAPAFAINAVTFLAVIAALLLMRLPTVATETNQHRPWENLLYGFRYMKRTRRVLGLVVMVAAFSMVGFGALTLLPVFAKDILNIGVTGFGQLLSVQGVGALIGALLLVVAEERFHKGRTLLFSRALIGLAIAGLALSRIPWVSMLILGIAGYAFITQLIITNTLIQTIVPDDLRGRVLSTYTWALGGFYPLGSLLMGFLGDQLGAPSAAMIAATGCLVLVVINLLAFPKMQQLR comes from the coding sequence ATGAGTACAGTGATTTCTACTATCCAATGGCCGCGCGCCCTGAGCGCCATGCGGCATCGCAATTTCCGTTTGTTTTTCGTGGGACAGCTCGTTTCGGTGGTAGGCACGTGGATGCAATCCACAGCGCAGCAATGGCTAGTGTATCGTATCACCGGCTCACAAACCAGCCTGGGCATGGTGACCTTTATCGGTTTTCTGCCGGTGCTGCTGCTTTCGCTGTTCATGGGCGTGTTGGTTGATCGAGTCTCCCGCCGTCGTTTGCTGGTCTTCACGCAAAGCTGGTTTATGCTGTTGGCCGTGGCGATGGCTGTACTAACCGCCACCGGCGTGGTGCAATACTGGCATATCCTGATTTTAGCCGGATTATTGGGCATCGGTAACGCCCTGGATATGCCCGCACGGCAAACTTTTGTTGTCGAGCTGGTCGATCAGGATAAAGGCGATGTGATGAACGCGATTGGCCTGAACTCATCTCTGTTCAATTTGGCGCGTATTGTTGGCCCCGCTATTGGTGGAGCCGTGGTGGCAGCCCTGGGTGAAGCCCCGGCTTTTGCCATTAACGCGGTCACGTTTCTGGCGGTGATCGCGGCATTATTGCTCATGCGCCTGCCAACTGTAGCAACAGAGACCAATCAACACCGCCCGTGGGAAAATTTGCTGTATGGCTTCCGCTATATGAAGCGCACTCGCCGGGTGTTGGGATTGGTGGTCATGGTAGCTGCCTTTAGCATGGTGGGCTTCGGCGCACTAACTTTGCTGCCGGTCTTTGCCAAAGATATTCTCAATATTGGCGTAACCGGCTTCGGGCAACTGCTTTCTGTTCAGGGTGTAGGGGCCTTGATCGGCGCGCTGTTGCTGGTTGTCGCTGAAGAACGCTTTCACAAAGGGCGTACCCTGCTTTTTAGCCGCGCCCTCATCGGGTTGGCGATCGCCGGTTTGGCGCTCTCGCGCATCCCCTGGGTGAGTATGCTCATCCTGGGAATCGCCGGATACGCCTTCATCACGCAGCTAATCATCACCAACACGCTCATCCAAACCATCGTCCCCGATGACTTGCGCGGGCGCGTGCTCAGCACCTACACCTGGGCGTTGGGCGGTTTTTACCCTTTGGGGTCGCTGCTGATGGGATTTTTGGGCGATCAACTGGGCGCGCCCAGCGCGGCGATGATTGCCGCCACAGGATGTCTGGTTTTGGTCGTCATCAATCTGCTGGCGTTCCCCAAGATGCAGCAACTGCGATGA
- a CDS encoding response regulator transcription factor, giving the protein MNKTILVVDDKANVRTLLREYLSEEGFRVATAENGQQALYVARDEKPDLIILDIMMPEMGGYDFLRAYRKESQTPVILLTARLEETDKVLGLELGADDYVTKPFGMREIVARIRAVLRRTGQIAPPAEILRGGDITLDIDGHTVRVGGEYVDLTPSEFDLLAILMQASGRVLSRMDLLEKLQGAAFEGVARTIDVHIRNLRTKVEADPANPRHIETVFGVGYRFRE; this is encoded by the coding sequence ATGAACAAAACGATTCTGGTTGTAGATGATAAAGCCAACGTGCGCACATTGCTGCGCGAGTATCTCAGCGAAGAGGGCTTCCGCGTGGCAACCGCCGAGAACGGGCAGCAAGCCCTGTATGTCGCCCGCGACGAAAAGCCCGATCTGATTATTCTCGATATTATGATGCCCGAAATGGGCGGTTATGATTTTTTGCGCGCTTACCGCAAAGAGTCGCAAACGCCGGTGATTTTGCTGACAGCCCGTCTGGAAGAGACCGACAAGGTGCTCGGCCTGGAATTGGGCGCCGACGATTATGTCACCAAACCGTTTGGGATGCGGGAGATCGTAGCGCGCATTCGGGCCGTGTTGCGCCGCACCGGGCAGATTGCGCCCCCCGCAGAGATTCTGCGCGGCGGGGATATTACCCTCGACATCGACGGGCATACCGTGCGCGTGGGAGGCGAGTATGTGGACCTAACGCCCTCGGAGTTTGATCTACTGGCAATTTTGATGCAAGCCTCCGGGCGGGTACTCTCGCGCATGGATTTGCTCGAAAAATTGCAGGGCGCGGCCTTCGAGGGCGTAGCGCGCACGATTGACGTGCATATTCGCAATCTGCGAACCAAAGTCGAGGCCGACCCCGCCAACCCGCGCCACATCGAGACCGTGTTTGGGGTGGGATACCGCTTTAGAGAATAA